Within the Hyalangium gracile genome, the region ACGTCAGCAGCGGGGCCAGCCGAGCCACCTCGCGTACGATGCCGGCCTCCACCTGAGAGGCCACCACCGGGCCGATGGGCTTGTACGCCGCGGGAGCCTCCTCGATGCGGCGCTCCTCACGCAGGGTGATGCAGTCCACGCCGGTGAGCCCCAGCGCCTCGTCCCGCCTGTCCGCCCCACCCCGCGCCATGGAGAAGCGCGAGCGAGCCCGCCCCGCGCCATGGGAGGCAGAGGCCAGCGCCGCCGCGTCGCCACACCCCACCATCAGGTAGGACGACGCCCCCATGGAGCCGGGGATGATGACGGGCTGGTCCGCCTCGGCCGGGCAGGCTCCCTTGCGCGCCAGCCACCCGCCCTCCCACGGCAGGGTGATGTTGTGGGGCACGTCGTAGACGAGCGGGGCCTCCACGTCGCCGAACAGCTCGCGCAGGGTGTGGCGCAGCAGCTCGGCCAGCAGCAGCCGGTTGAGAAAAGCGTAGTTGGCCGCGGTGGCCTCGGCCCGGAGGTACTCCGCGACCAGGGCCGGCTCCGCCAGCGGGAGGATGCCGCTCTCCGGGAAGGCAGCCCCCGCCGGCCACGCCGCCCGCGCCCGATCCAGCCACGCCATGCCCACGTGCTTGCCCACGTCCCGCGAGCCAGAGTGGATCATGAACGCGAGCTGGCCCTCGCGCACACCCCACTGCCAGGCCCGCGCCCGGTCCGCCACGGCCTCCACCCGCTGCACCTCGACGAAGTGGTTGCCACCACCGATGGTGGCCAGGCCCGCGTCCCGCACGACGCCCGGCTTGACGAGCCCCGAGGGGGCCCAGGCCGGATCGCCCTCCAGCGCACCGCCCAGGTGGATGCGGGTGGACTCCCGGTCGAGCTGCGCCAGGTCCGCCCGGGCCGCGCAGCCCAGCGGCTGCTCCATCGTCTCCAGGAGCCAGCCGGGGATGCCGTCGCGCAGGAGCGCCTCGGCGGCCCGCGAGGACATGGCCACATCCCGCGTGCCGAAGAAGTAGTGGCCCTTCATGCGCTCGACGAAGGCATCGCGCCGGGCGAGGAAGGCTTCCACGCCCAGGTCGGCGACGTGCAGGCGCATGCCGCAGTTGATGTCGGTGCCCACCGCGGCGGGCACCACCAGGCCCCGCGTGTGCACCACCGACCCGATGGCCACGCCGGAGTCTCCCGGGTGGAAGTCGGGGGTGGCGCGCACGCGCAGGACGGCACCACCACCAGGGTGCTTCAGGGCGGCGAGGTTGGCGAGCTGCCGGAAGGCCTTGCCCTCCACGGGCAGGTCCGGCGGGAGGAGGACCTCGGCGGGCGGCGAATGCGCGTCGCCCTGGAGGCGCAGGGTGTAGAGGCGACCGTCATAGGTCACCTCGAGCCCCTCGCGGGCAAGTGCCCGCAGGAGCCGATTCAGGTTCGGCTGCATGACCCAACTCGGAGCTACCTCGCGCCCGGAAGAACGCGAGGGGACGTGAACGATGGAGTGAGGGACCTCGGGTCAGCAGCCGCGGTCGCGGGACGGCGCGAGGCCGTCCTTCGAGCGCCCCGGACGCCGGCTCCCATGCGCCGCTGACAGCCCCGGCCCTCCTCCCTCGCGAGCCCAGGGGTGCTTCCAAGGGCCGACCGGCTGCCTCCCTTCCGGACGGACATCGTTGGATTCGCGCCAGAATGGGCTTTCAAGGGTAGAAAGGCACCCGTCCCCGACCGTGGCCACTGGACCCAGGGGTGGGTCCATTGCACGATGTGGGAGGAACTGCCCATGGCGACCAAGCAGAGGGGTTCTCTACCCCCGGTGCTATCCACCGAGGAGACTCGTGTCCGGCCTCCCGAGGAGGAGGACGAGGGAGCAGCGGAGCTGCCTCCCGAGCCTCCCACGTGGGACGAAGAGCGGGACTCGACACGGCTGCTCCCCAACACCGCCCCCCCTCAGGCCGACTGGGACGAGGAGGTGGATGACGCGACGCCGCCCATCCCTCGGAAGGTGGCTCCCGTTCCCTACTCGGACGATCCCGACGTCCAGGGGCCGGACGAGGCGACGCGGAACATTCCCCTCAACGCTGGAGCCCGCCCCGCCCCGAGGGATCCAGACGACTCGACCCGTCCCATCCCTCGCAAGACCGGGACTCGCCCGGCCGTGCAGGATCCGGACGACTCGACCCGTCCCATCCCTCGCAAGACCACCTCCCGCCCCGCGCAGGAGGAGGACACCGACGATGCGACGCGGAACATCCCCCGCAGGACCAGCAGCCGCCCCGCGCTGGAGGAGGACACCGACGACGCGACGCGGAACATCCCTCGCAGGACCAGCAGCCGCCCTGCGTTGGAGGAGGACACCGACGACGCGACGCGGAACATCCCCCGCAAGACCGGCACCCGCCCTGCCCTGCAGGATCCGGACGACGCGACGCGGAACATCCCTCGTAAGACAGGGATGCGCCCGGCGGTGCAGCCCTCGGACGATGCGGGGCGGAGCAGCGCTCGGAAGTCCGGCTCCGGTCCCTCGCTGACGCGGGAATCCCCCCTGCCCTGGGACTCGGGAGAAGAGGACGCGGCCGCGGTCCCCACCCGCGCCCAGTCGCTGCCCCCCATCACCTCGGGCCCTTCGCAGGCCCTCGTGTCGCCTCCGAGCGGGCCCCCGGTCCTGGTCCCCATCAACACGGAGCCCCACTACATTCCCCAGGCGCCCATCGTCCCGGTCGTCACCCAGCCCGGCTACGTCCCCCCGCCGCCGCCGGCCCCGAGCCCCGTCTTCACGGCGCCCAACTACGTCCCACCGCCGCCTCCCGTCCTGACTCCCCTCGTCACGGCGCCGCACCTCGTGCCGGCGACCCAGCCCATTCCCGCGGGGGCGACTCCGCCGGGAGAGGAGCTCCGGACGACGTTCTCGAACAAGGCGGCGATGGTCGCCGACCTCGTCAAGGCGACGTTCGCGCGCCGCAGCTATGGCGCCGCGCCCTACCGGCTGAAGATCGACGAGCCGGACGGTCCCAGCACCGCCGGTGGCCTCCATGCCCGGCAGCCCATCTCGCTCGTGGCGAACCTGGAGTCGGCTCCCGCGGTCGTCTGCGGCTGGGTGGACGTGGCCAAGAAGGAGGCCCAGCTCCGCAGCCATGGCGTCGTGGTGAAGCGGCACAACGCCCGCTACCCCCAGGCCCTGGACATCACCGAGGAGGAGTACGACCGATTCCTCAACGAGCTGGTGGAGACCCTGTTCTACGGCGGCATCAAGATCATGGTGCAGGTCCCGGATGATCCGGAGCCGACGCAGGCGCAGGGCTCGCAGGCGCAAGGGGCCCAGGCCAACAAGAGCCGGAGCTCGGGTGGCTCGAAGCTGGGGACGCTGATCCTCGTGCTGCTGACTTTCGCCCTGGGACTGGGCGTGGGCATGAACATGGAGCGGATCCAGGCCATGTTCCAGAAGACGGAGTCCGGGCAGTAAGCCATGACCTCGCGCTGCATGCGTCTCGTGTTCCTGCTGGCGGCCTGCTTCCTCGCGACGGGCTGCCCACGGCCCTGGACGCCGGCCACCAGGCCGGAGGAGGCCCTGCGCGAGCCGTCCCGGCTGATGGAGCTCCGGGATGATGGCGAGCCCGAGGCGCTAAAAACGGCAATCGCGGAGAGCCTGACGTGGCTGAACACCCGCTCGGCGGATGAGCGCTTCGTCTTCGGCCCCCGGACGGTGACGGCCCGCGAGCTGCGCGCCGCCCTGGAGCACCTGCGCTCGCGCATCACCGATGGCCTCACCTCCGCGGAGCTCACGACGCGAATCCTCGAGGTGTTCGAGCCGCTGGAGGCCGCCGGAGGCGAGGACGGCCTGGTGCTCTTCACGGGCTACTACGAGCCCTCGATCGAGGCGAGCCTCACCCGGACCGAGGAGTACGCCACGCCCATCTACGGGGCGCCGAAGGATCTGATCGAGGTCCCCCTGGAGCCCTTCGCCGAGCGCTTCAAGGCCGAGCGCGTCTTCGGGCGGCTCGACGGGCGGAGGCTGGTGCCCTACTGGAGCCGGGGGGAGATCCGGGGTGGGAAGCTGAGTGGCCAGGGGCTGGAGCTGGCGTGGGCGAAGGATCCAGTGGCGCTCTTCTTCGTGGAGGTGCAGGGCAGCGGCACGCTCCGGCTGCCGGACGGCACGGAGCGGCGCATCGGCTATGCCAGCTCGAACGGGAGGCCCTACCGCAGCATCGGCTCGCTGCTCATCCAGGAGGGCGCCATCCCGCGCGAGGCCATGTCGATGCAGGCCCTGCGCGCGTGGCTCGCGGCGAACCCGCGGCAGTGCAACCGCGTGCTCGACTTCAACGAGTCCTACGTCTTCTTCCGCTTCCTGGAGAGCAGCGCGGTGGGCTCGCTGGGCAGGCCGGTGACCACGGGGCGCTCCATCGCCACGGACGCGAAGCTCTTCCCGCGCGGCGCGCTGGCGTTCCTGCAGACCGAGCGCCCCGTGCGGCAGCCCGACGGGACGGTGGCGTGGAGGCCCCTGTCCCGGTTCGTGCTCAACCAGGACACGGGCGGCGCCATCAAGGGCGCAGGACGGGTGGACGTCTTCTGGGGACGCGGGCCCGACGCCGAGCTGGCCGCAGGGATGATGAAGCAGAAGGGGCGACTGCTCTTCTTCGTCCCGCGCCGCACCGTGGCCCGGTAGCGGGTCATCGGAGCCCTGCTGTCACTCGGGCCGAGCGAGCGGCGTGAGGATCTCCTTCCAGTGGGTGAAGATCGAGAAGTGCCCCCCACCGGGGAGGAAGTGCTGCACCGTCCGAGGGATGCGAGAGGCCAGGTAGCGGCCCATCTGCGGCGGGACGATGCTGTCTGCCTCCCAGTACCAGAGGTGCACCTCCGGGCGGATCTCCTCCAGCCGGAAGCCCCAGGGCGAGACGAGGATGTGGGCCTCGCGCCGCATGCCCCGCACGCCCTGCCGGGTGGCCTCCATGCGCCAGCCCTGCACCTGGGCGGCGATGGCCGGATTCGACAGCGTGGCCCGGTCATCGGGCGAGCAGTGCGCCATGACTCCCGCGAGCGCGCGCCGGGGGTTGCTGCGCACCGATCGATCATGCAGGGCCATGATGGGGTGGAGCAGCCACTCGGGCCAGGCGGCCAGCGTGTACGCGTTGCGGTAGTCGCGGTTGACGCCCTTCATGGCTCCGGGCCTGTCGAACGGCGCCGCTCCCGAGACGATGGCCGCGCGAGTCACCCGCTCGCCCAGGCGCCAGGCACAGGCCGCGGCGTAGGGCCCCCCCGCGGACACGCCGAAGAGGGCGAAGCGCCCCAGCCCCAGCATGTTGGCGAGCTGCTCGAGGTCCGCGGGGCAGTCCAGCAGCGTGCGCTCGGGCTGGTAGTCGGAGAGGCCATACCCCGGCCGGTCCGGGGTGATGAGCCGCACGCCCAGGCGATACGTGAGGCTGTCATCCGGGTGCCGCATGTAGCGCGAGCCCGGGTTGCCATGGAGGAAGAAGATCGGCGCGCCCGAGGGATCTCCCGACTCGACGAAGGCGAGCCTGCGTCCGTCCTTGAGGCGGATGGAGCCTTCGCGCGGCGGCATCATCGGCATCTTCATATCGCGTCAGGACTCCATCGGCCGCGAGCGAGCGGCAATCCACTCCGAGATGGCGGGCCACACCTTGGTGGGGCTCTTGCTCGAGGCCGACAGGCCGATGTGGCCCACGGGGAAGCGCAGCGTCTGGGCGTCCTGGGAGCCCACCAGCCCGGGCAACGGCTCGCTCATGGGCGGCAGGGCGATGGTGTCCTGCTCGGCGATGACGTTGAGCAGTGAGGCGCGGATGCGGCGCAGGTCCACGCGCTCGCCCCCCACCTCCATGCGGCCCTGGCAGAAGAGGTTCTGCTGGTAGCAGTCCTTGATGTACTGGCGGTAGACCTCGCCCGGGAACGGGACGGCGTCGGCGCCCCAGCGCTCCATGGCGAGGAACGTGGTGACGTACTCGGGCTCGTCGATGTGGCGGCACACGTCCAGCCACCGCGTCATGCGCTGGACGGGGGCGGCCATGAGGAAGCCACTCTCCAGCACGCGCGAGGGCACGTTGCCGTAGGCATCCACGAGCGAGTCCACGTCGAAGTGGTCCGGCTGCGTCCACAGCGCGTACACACCGCCCTGGCTGAAGTCCACGGGGGTGGCCTGCGCCACGAAGTTGCGCACCCCCTGGGGGTAGAGGCTGGCGTAGGCCAGGGCGAGCGTGCCGCCCATGCAGTAGCCGTAGAGCGTCAGCTCCTCGCTGCCGCTGGCGCGCAGCGTCCACCGCACGGCCTGGCGGACGAGATCTCCCAGCAGGTCCGCCCAGGACAGGTGCTGCTCGTCCGGCCCGGGCACGCCCCAGTCGATGGCGTAGACGTCGAAGCCGGCGCGGGTGAGGTACTCGATGAGGCTGCGGCCGGGCAGGAAGTCCAGGATGTACCAGCGATTGATGAGCGAGTAGGCGAAGAGGATGGGGGTGCGCCAGCGGCGGTGGGGCGCGGAGTAGCGCAGCAGGCGCATGCTGCCGCGCGTATAGACGACCGAGTGCGGAGTGGGGCTGATGGGCGGCTCGCGCACGCCGGAGGCCTTCTCGATGATGGGCCGCAGGTACGGATAGGGGTTGAGGGGCCGCTCCTGGACGACCTGCGCGAGCGATCGGGACAGCTCGACCTGGCCCGAGACGAAGGAGCGGAAGCGCTGGAAGGTGCTCGACATGGGGCGATCTCGAGAGGCTCAGCTGCCGTGTCGGCGGGTGACGGGCTCGGGCGGAGGAGACTCCTGGAGCGAGTCGGAGCCCCGGGAGGTCCGCTCCTGG harbors:
- a CDS encoding RtcB family protein gives rise to the protein MQPNLNRLLRALAREGLEVTYDGRLYTLRLQGDAHSPPAEVLLPPDLPVEGKAFRQLANLAALKHPGGGAVLRVRATPDFHPGDSGVAIGSVVHTRGLVVPAAVGTDINCGMRLHVADLGVEAFLARRDAFVERMKGHYFFGTRDVAMSSRAAEALLRDGIPGWLLETMEQPLGCAARADLAQLDRESTRIHLGGALEGDPAWAPSGLVKPGVVRDAGLATIGGGNHFVEVQRVEAVADRARAWQWGVREGQLAFMIHSGSRDVGKHVGMAWLDRARAAWPAGAAFPESGILPLAEPALVAEYLRAEATAANYAFLNRLLLAELLRHTLRELFGDVEAPLVYDVPHNITLPWEGGWLARKGACPAEADQPVIIPGSMGASSYLMVGCGDAAALASASHGAGRARSRFSMARGGADRRDEALGLTGVDCITLREERRIEEAPAAYKPIGPVVASQVEAGIVREVARLAPLLTFKA
- the mltA gene encoding murein transglycosylase A; amino-acid sequence: MTSRCMRLVFLLAACFLATGCPRPWTPATRPEEALREPSRLMELRDDGEPEALKTAIAESLTWLNTRSADERFVFGPRTVTARELRAALEHLRSRITDGLTSAELTTRILEVFEPLEAAGGEDGLVLFTGYYEPSIEASLTRTEEYATPIYGAPKDLIEVPLEPFAERFKAERVFGRLDGRRLVPYWSRGEIRGGKLSGQGLELAWAKDPVALFFVEVQGSGTLRLPDGTERRIGYASSNGRPYRSIGSLLIQEGAIPREAMSMQALRAWLAANPRQCNRVLDFNESYVFFRFLESSAVGSLGRPVTTGRSIATDAKLFPRGALAFLQTERPVRQPDGTVAWRPLSRFVLNQDTGGAIKGAGRVDVFWGRGPDAELAAGMMKQKGRLLFFVPRRTVAR
- a CDS encoding alpha/beta fold hydrolase, with product MKMPMMPPREGSIRLKDGRRLAFVESGDPSGAPIFFLHGNPGSRYMRHPDDSLTYRLGVRLITPDRPGYGLSDYQPERTLLDCPADLEQLANMLGLGRFALFGVSAGGPYAAACAWRLGERVTRAAIVSGAAPFDRPGAMKGVNRDYRNAYTLAAWPEWLLHPIMALHDRSVRSNPRRALAGVMAHCSPDDRATLSNPAIAAQVQGWRMEATRQGVRGMRREAHILVSPWGFRLEEIRPEVHLWYWEADSIVPPQMGRYLASRIPRTVQHFLPGGGHFSIFTHWKEILTPLARPE
- a CDS encoding alpha/beta fold hydrolase — encoded protein: MSSTFQRFRSFVSGQVELSRSLAQVVQERPLNPYPYLRPIIEKASGVREPPISPTPHSVVYTRGSMRLLRYSAPHRRWRTPILFAYSLINRWYILDFLPGRSLIEYLTRAGFDVYAIDWGVPGPDEQHLSWADLLGDLVRQAVRWTLRASGSEELTLYGYCMGGTLALAYASLYPQGVRNFVAQATPVDFSQGGVYALWTQPDHFDVDSLVDAYGNVPSRVLESGFLMAAPVQRMTRWLDVCRHIDEPEYVTTFLAMERWGADAVPFPGEVYRQYIKDCYQQNLFCQGRMEVGGERVDLRRIRASLLNVIAEQDTIALPPMSEPLPGLVGSQDAQTLRFPVGHIGLSASSKSPTKVWPAISEWIAARSRPMES